The Solanum lycopersicum chromosome 6, SLM_r2.1 genome has a window encoding:
- the LOC101268285 gene encoding putative E3 ubiquitin-protein ligase RF298 isoform X1 — protein MNVGDHNSSDGANEKSLVISAQEKGSRNKRKFLSEFPLDVPIDTPVLSLTEFPRYELLEEKLLSTPNEASSLEGRCHQSNEKQGVETLQQADWDDTIACQLMELLFHNLSGTFQSAIKRIVECGYNEETAEWVLLRSGLYHGSKDAVSTIVDGALALLSREKELDTSTYLIFEDLNSLVEYTMLEMICVLREVKPDFTVAEAMWCLLICDLNLLHACSIERDLSVDSCSLESPRKSSSGSKPAQPKDAFVVSQLGLDKLQLSKPSMPIAKGLQSEIPCDDPVALLSNSIYSHLHGVDITANRSSARFPAAKSNSAGVSGESVLSITKAAILEEKNGTGRRGSSMISKKDMLRQKTFHFEKSYKGRMGKGSFKAKLTTWSSMVLDKTLNSESCSSGLAMKSTNSKVTTTVKCNGPLEVGSSHSSSTYPSIAPSSETASVPATQDTVCALPAVNTNISVPLTPDPKSSSNTPGSTPAPPKVLDYYAGIPYDESLGKYVPQNEKDKIVLLRIARIQTLQKELQGWTDWANEKVMQAARRLGKDQGELKMLKQEKEEAEKLQKEKQMVEENTMKRLSEMECALSNASGQSKMADSTLHRLKEENVSLKKEMDAATLAALESATNVHQAVAREQEMLKNCQALEMENGSLQHNFSTLKREAVHFEQELERAKTRQNQLKVLLEQEEREKRRVLQQADSLKAEREKRGVQSKMEEDNIRETTERNMQKCKEDIKKLESEISLLRYQSEGSKIEALRRGINHTRPQSPKLTKSLAVFEENLGSASVEIERECVMCLSEEMTVVFLPCAHQVLCAQCSVLHEKQGMNDCPSCRTPIKKRINVQFARSSRS, from the exons ATGAATGTAGGTGATCATAACAGCAGTGATGGTGCCAATGAGAAGTCATTGGTGATTTCAGCCCAGGAAAAAGGTAGTAGGAACAAGAGGAAGTTCTTATCTGAGTTTCCTCTAGACGTTCCTATTGATACACCTGTTCTGTCCCTTACAGAATTCCCAAGGTATGAGCTATTAGAAGAAAAACTCTTAAGCACCCCTAATGAGGCCAGTTCACTTGAGGGCAGGTGTCATCAGTCCAATGAGAAACAAGGAGTTGAAACTTTACAACAAGCCGACTGGGATGATACAATAGCGTGTCAGCTAATGGAACTTTTATTTCATAACTTGTCCGGAACTTTTCAGAGCGCAATCAAGAGGATTGTTGAATGTGGATATAATGAGGAAACAGCTGAATGGGTCCTTTTGAGGAGTGGCCTTTATCATGGTAGCAAGGATGCTGTCTCAACTATCGTGGATGGTGCCTTGGCTTTACTAAGCAGGGAAAAAGAATTGGATACTTCGACGTATCTCATATTTGAGGATTTGAATAGCCTGGTAGAGTACACGATGTTGGAGATGATATGTGTGCTGAGGGAGGTTAAGCCAGATTTTACCGTGGCAGAAGCAATGTGGTGTCTGTTAATATGTGATTTGAACCTGTTACATGCATGTTCCATAGAAAGAGATCTCTCGGTTGACTCATGCAGTTTGGAAAGTCCGAGAAAAAGCTCATCTGGTTCAAAACCTGCCCAACCAAAGGATGCTTTTGTAGTGAGTCAATTGGGCCTGGATAAACTACAATTGTCAAAACCTTCAATGCCAATTGCTAAAGGTTTGCAGTCTGAAATTCCTTGTGATGATCCAGTCGCTCTATTGTCTAATTCTATATACTCACATCTTCATGGAGTGGACATTACAGCAAACAGAAGTTCAGCTCGTTTTCCAGCAGCGAAGAGCAACTCTGCAGGGGTTAGCGGAGAGAGTGTACTGTCTATAACGAAAGCAgcaattttagaagaaaaaaatggaactGGGAGAAGGGGGTCTTCTATGATCTCCAAGAAAGATATGCTTAGACAAAAGACATTTCATTTTGAGAAAAGCTATAAAGGTCGTATGGGTAAGGGTTCCTTTAAAGCAAAACTCACCACCTGGAGCAGTATGGTTTTGGACAAGACGCTGAACTCTGAATCTTGTTCTTCTGGTCTCGCAATGAAGAGTACTAACTCTAAGGTAACTACTACAGTTAAATGCAATGGCCCTTTAGAAGTAGGCAGTTCTCATAGTTCAAGCACCTACCCCTCCATTGCACCTTCAAGTGAAACGGCTAGTGTGCCAGCGACCCAAGATACTGTTTGTGCATTGCCTGCTGTAAACACAAATATTTCTGTACCACTGACTCCGGACCCCAAGTCTTCCTCAAATACCCCAGGCAGCACTCCTGCCCCTCCTAAAGTTCTAGACTATTATGCTGGTATCCCATACGATGAGTCTTTGGGGAAATATGTCCCACAAAATGAGAAAGACAAAATTGTTTTGTTGCGAATTGCCCGTATACAAACACTGCAGAAAGAGCTCCAAGGGTGGACTGATTGGGCCAATGAGAAGGTTATGCAGGCTGCTCGGAGGCTTGGCAAGGACCAGGGGGAGCTTAAAATGCTGAAGCAAGAGAAAGAAGAGGCCGAGAAATTGCAGAAGGAAAAGCAAATGGTGGAAGAAAACACCATGAAGAGGCTTTCTGAAATGGAGTGTGCGTTGTCAAATGCCAGTGGCCAGAGTAAGATGGCTGACTCTACTCTTCACCGACTTAAGGAGGAGAATGTTTCACTAAAGAAGGAGATGGATGCTGCGACGCTGGCTGCTCTGGAGTCTGCTACAAACGTCCACCAAGCAGTTGCGAGGGAGCAGGAGATGCTGAAGAATTGTCAAGCATTGGAGATGGAGAACGGCTCTCTGCAGCATAATTTCTCAACCCTGAAACGAGAAGCAGTTCATTTTGAGCAGGAACTAGAGAGAGCCAAAACGCGCCAGAACCAGTTGAAG GTTCTGTTGGAGCAGGaggagagggagaaacgaagggTTCTTCAGCAGGCTGATTCCCTTAAAGCTGAAAGGGAGAAACGGGGAGTTCAGAGTAAAATGGAGGAGGATAATATTAGAGAAACGACAGAGAGAAACATGCAAAAATGCAAAGAAGATATCAAGAAGCTTGAAAGTGAAATCTCTCTATTAAGATATCAGTCTGAAGGTTCAAAAATAGAAGCTCTCAGAAGAGGTATCAACCACACGAGGCCTCAATCTCCTAAACTCACAAAGAGCTTGGCAGTCTTCGAGGAAAATCTTGGCTCTGCTAGTGTGGAAATCGAGAGGGAGTGTGTTATGTGTTTGAGTGAGGAAATGACAGTGGTTTTCCTCCCATGCGCTCATCAGGTTCTTTGTGCACAATGCAGCGTGCTTCACGAAAAGCAAGGAATGAATGACTGTCCTTCTTGTAGGACGCCAATTAAGAAGCGCATTAACGTTCAATTTGCTCGTTCATCTAGAAGTTAA
- the LOC101268285 gene encoding putative E3 ubiquitin-protein ligase RF298 isoform X2: protein MNVGDHNSSDGANEKSLVISAQEKEFPRYELLEEKLLSTPNEASSLEGRCHQSNEKQGVETLQQADWDDTIACQLMELLFHNLSGTFQSAIKRIVECGYNEETAEWVLLRSGLYHGSKDAVSTIVDGALALLSREKELDTSTYLIFEDLNSLVEYTMLEMICVLREVKPDFTVAEAMWCLLICDLNLLHACSIERDLSVDSCSLESPRKSSSGSKPAQPKDAFVVSQLGLDKLQLSKPSMPIAKGLQSEIPCDDPVALLSNSIYSHLHGVDITANRSSARFPAAKSNSAGVSGESVLSITKAAILEEKNGTGRRGSSMISKKDMLRQKTFHFEKSYKGRMGKGSFKAKLTTWSSMVLDKTLNSESCSSGLAMKSTNSKVTTTVKCNGPLEVGSSHSSSTYPSIAPSSETASVPATQDTVCALPAVNTNISVPLTPDPKSSSNTPGSTPAPPKVLDYYAGIPYDESLGKYVPQNEKDKIVLLRIARIQTLQKELQGWTDWANEKVMQAARRLGKDQGELKMLKQEKEEAEKLQKEKQMVEENTMKRLSEMECALSNASGQSKMADSTLHRLKEENVSLKKEMDAATLAALESATNVHQAVAREQEMLKNCQALEMENGSLQHNFSTLKREAVHFEQELERAKTRQNQLKVLLEQEEREKRRVLQQADSLKAEREKRGVQSKMEEDNIRETTERNMQKCKEDIKKLESEISLLRYQSEGSKIEALRRGINHTRPQSPKLTKSLAVFEENLGSASVEIERECVMCLSEEMTVVFLPCAHQVLCAQCSVLHEKQGMNDCPSCRTPIKKRINVQFARSSRS, encoded by the exons ATGAATGTAGGTGATCATAACAGCAGTGATGGTGCCAATGAGAAGTCATTGGTGATTTCAGCCCAGGAAAAAG AATTCCCAAGGTATGAGCTATTAGAAGAAAAACTCTTAAGCACCCCTAATGAGGCCAGTTCACTTGAGGGCAGGTGTCATCAGTCCAATGAGAAACAAGGAGTTGAAACTTTACAACAAGCCGACTGGGATGATACAATAGCGTGTCAGCTAATGGAACTTTTATTTCATAACTTGTCCGGAACTTTTCAGAGCGCAATCAAGAGGATTGTTGAATGTGGATATAATGAGGAAACAGCTGAATGGGTCCTTTTGAGGAGTGGCCTTTATCATGGTAGCAAGGATGCTGTCTCAACTATCGTGGATGGTGCCTTGGCTTTACTAAGCAGGGAAAAAGAATTGGATACTTCGACGTATCTCATATTTGAGGATTTGAATAGCCTGGTAGAGTACACGATGTTGGAGATGATATGTGTGCTGAGGGAGGTTAAGCCAGATTTTACCGTGGCAGAAGCAATGTGGTGTCTGTTAATATGTGATTTGAACCTGTTACATGCATGTTCCATAGAAAGAGATCTCTCGGTTGACTCATGCAGTTTGGAAAGTCCGAGAAAAAGCTCATCTGGTTCAAAACCTGCCCAACCAAAGGATGCTTTTGTAGTGAGTCAATTGGGCCTGGATAAACTACAATTGTCAAAACCTTCAATGCCAATTGCTAAAGGTTTGCAGTCTGAAATTCCTTGTGATGATCCAGTCGCTCTATTGTCTAATTCTATATACTCACATCTTCATGGAGTGGACATTACAGCAAACAGAAGTTCAGCTCGTTTTCCAGCAGCGAAGAGCAACTCTGCAGGGGTTAGCGGAGAGAGTGTACTGTCTATAACGAAAGCAgcaattttagaagaaaaaaatggaactGGGAGAAGGGGGTCTTCTATGATCTCCAAGAAAGATATGCTTAGACAAAAGACATTTCATTTTGAGAAAAGCTATAAAGGTCGTATGGGTAAGGGTTCCTTTAAAGCAAAACTCACCACCTGGAGCAGTATGGTTTTGGACAAGACGCTGAACTCTGAATCTTGTTCTTCTGGTCTCGCAATGAAGAGTACTAACTCTAAGGTAACTACTACAGTTAAATGCAATGGCCCTTTAGAAGTAGGCAGTTCTCATAGTTCAAGCACCTACCCCTCCATTGCACCTTCAAGTGAAACGGCTAGTGTGCCAGCGACCCAAGATACTGTTTGTGCATTGCCTGCTGTAAACACAAATATTTCTGTACCACTGACTCCGGACCCCAAGTCTTCCTCAAATACCCCAGGCAGCACTCCTGCCCCTCCTAAAGTTCTAGACTATTATGCTGGTATCCCATACGATGAGTCTTTGGGGAAATATGTCCCACAAAATGAGAAAGACAAAATTGTTTTGTTGCGAATTGCCCGTATACAAACACTGCAGAAAGAGCTCCAAGGGTGGACTGATTGGGCCAATGAGAAGGTTATGCAGGCTGCTCGGAGGCTTGGCAAGGACCAGGGGGAGCTTAAAATGCTGAAGCAAGAGAAAGAAGAGGCCGAGAAATTGCAGAAGGAAAAGCAAATGGTGGAAGAAAACACCATGAAGAGGCTTTCTGAAATGGAGTGTGCGTTGTCAAATGCCAGTGGCCAGAGTAAGATGGCTGACTCTACTCTTCACCGACTTAAGGAGGAGAATGTTTCACTAAAGAAGGAGATGGATGCTGCGACGCTGGCTGCTCTGGAGTCTGCTACAAACGTCCACCAAGCAGTTGCGAGGGAGCAGGAGATGCTGAAGAATTGTCAAGCATTGGAGATGGAGAACGGCTCTCTGCAGCATAATTTCTCAACCCTGAAACGAGAAGCAGTTCATTTTGAGCAGGAACTAGAGAGAGCCAAAACGCGCCAGAACCAGTTGAAG GTTCTGTTGGAGCAGGaggagagggagaaacgaagggTTCTTCAGCAGGCTGATTCCCTTAAAGCTGAAAGGGAGAAACGGGGAGTTCAGAGTAAAATGGAGGAGGATAATATTAGAGAAACGACAGAGAGAAACATGCAAAAATGCAAAGAAGATATCAAGAAGCTTGAAAGTGAAATCTCTCTATTAAGATATCAGTCTGAAGGTTCAAAAATAGAAGCTCTCAGAAGAGGTATCAACCACACGAGGCCTCAATCTCCTAAACTCACAAAGAGCTTGGCAGTCTTCGAGGAAAATCTTGGCTCTGCTAGTGTGGAAATCGAGAGGGAGTGTGTTATGTGTTTGAGTGAGGAAATGACAGTGGTTTTCCTCCCATGCGCTCATCAGGTTCTTTGTGCACAATGCAGCGTGCTTCACGAAAAGCAAGGAATGAATGACTGTCCTTCTTGTAGGACGCCAATTAAGAAGCGCATTAACGTTCAATTTGCTCGTTCATCTAGAAGTTAA
- the LOC101254301 gene encoding probable galacturonosyltransferase-like 4 yields the protein MAFWTSHLLGLLFFFLLIINQISFITTTTTTRVGVILKPTYLHVSVFREAPAFRNGRDCGSSAADRIHVAMTLDANYLRGTMAAVLSILQHSTCPEDVMFHFLCVRHEPVVFSSIKSTFPYLNFKLYKFDVHRVRGLISKSIRQALDQPLNYARIYLPDLIPIDVKRVIYLDSDIVIVDDIVKLWQVDLGDKVLAAPEYCQANFTTYFTDTFWDDSELAKTFHGRKPCYFNTGVMIVDVDKWRCGNYTQKVEDWMVIQKQKRIYHLGSLPPFLLTLAGDITPVDHRWNQHGLGGDNIEGKCRSLHPGPISLLHWSGKGKPWLRLDSRKPCTVDHLWAPYDLYRSSRHSFDE from the exons ATGGCCTTTTGGACTTCTCATCTCCTTGGCCTCCTGTTTTTCTTTCTACTAATTATCAATCAAATTTCCttcatcaccaccaccaccaccacccgCGTTGGCGTTATCTTGAAACCGACTTACCTACATGTTTCCGTCTTTCGGGAAGCGCCTGCTTTTCGCAATGGGAGGGATTGTGGTTCGTCCGCCGCGGACCGTATTCATGTGGCCATGACTCTTGATGCTAATTATTTGAGAG GTACCATGGCTGCAGTATTATCCATCCTACAACATTCAACATGTCCAGAAGATGTCATGTTTCACTTTTTATGTGTAAGACATGAACCTGTGGTATTTTCTAGCATTAAGTCCACTTTCCCTTACCTCAACTTCAAGCTCTACAAATTTGATGTCCACAGGGTCCGTGGCCTAATTTCAAAGTCGATTCGTCAAGCTTTAGATCAACCGTTAAATTATGCAAGAATTTATTTGCCTGATTTAATTCCAATAGACGTAAAACGCGTTATTTATCTTGATTCTGACATAGTCATTGTTGATGACATTGTTAAATTATGGCAAGTTGATCTTGGTGACAAAGTGTTAGCTGCTCCTGAATATTGTCAAGCAAATTTCACAACTTATTTCACAGACACATTTTGGGATGATTCTGAATTAGCTAAAACATTTCATGGTAGAAAGCCATGTTATTTTAACACAGGTGTTATGATTGTTGATGTTGATAAATGGAGATGTGGAAATTACACACAAAAGGTTGAAGATTGGATGGTTATACAAAAGCAAAAAAGGATATATCACTTAGGTTCTTTACCACCTTTTTTGTTAACCCTAGCTGGGGATATTACCCCTGTTGATCATAGATGGAATCAACATGGATTAGGTGGTGATAATATTGAAGGAAAGTGTAGGAGTTTGCATCCTGGTCCTATTAGTTTATTACATTGGAGTGGTAAAGGTAAACCATGGTTAAGATTGGATTCAAGAAAACCATGTACTGTTGATCATTTATGGGCTCCTTACGATCTCTATCGTTCATCGAGGCATTCATTCGACGAATAA
- the LOC101254597 gene encoding butanoate--CoA ligase AAE1-like, with the protein MEGTIRCSANYVSLSPISFLLRSGVVYSNRISIVYGDVKFTWAETRRRCLQLASAFTHLGISRGDVVAVLAPNIPAIYELHFAVPMAGAVLSTLNIRHDSAMISVLLKHSEAKVILVDYQFLDVANGALHILSKENIKLPHLILIPDGDKRPSNSPIMEYEPFLAMGRPNFEVVWPNDEWDPIALNYTSGTTSSPKGVVYSHRGAYLNSLSAVLLNEMPSMPVYLWTVPMFHCNGWCLTWAVAAQGGTNICLRNVTAEGIFTSIDRHQVSHMGGAPTVLNMIIHAPPSIRRPLPRKVAVMTGGAPPPPQVLFMMDELGFNVTHSYGLTETYGPGTVCAWKPEWSSLSRDEQAKIKARQGLHHIGMEEVDVKDPASMKSVLPDAKTMGEVMFRGNVVMNGYLKNAKATEEAFKGGWFRTGDLAVKHPDGYIELKDRAKDIIISGGENISTIEVESVLFSHPSILDAAVVGRPDDYWGETPCAFVKLKDGNNATMDEIIKYCRDRLPHYMAPKTVIFDDLPKTSTGKTQKFVLRQRAKAMGSITKPASKL; encoded by the exons atggagGGGACGATTAGATGCTCTGCAAATTACGTTTCGTTGAGTCCGATAAGTTTTTTGTTAAGGTCAGGTGTTGTATACAGCAACAGAATTTCTATCGTTTATGGCGATGTTAAGTTTACTTGGGCGGAGACAAGACGAAGGTGCTTACAACTTGCTTCTGCTTTTACTCATCTTGGAATTTCTCGTGGCGATGTC GTTGCTGTCTTGGCTCCAAATATTCCTGCAATATATGAGCTACACTTTGCGGTACCTATGGCTGGGGCAGTTCTTTCTACTCTCAATATTCGTCACGATTCAGCAATGATCTCGGTTTTACTCAAACATTCAGAGGCAAAAGTCATACTTGTAGATTACCAGTTTCTTGATGTTGCTAACGGGGCGTTACATATTCTTTCGAAGGAAAATATTAAGTTGCCTCATCTAATCCTAATCCCCGATGGTGACAAACGCCCATCGAATTCTCCTATTATGGAATACGAGCCCTTTTTAGCTATGGGAAGGCCTAATTTTGAGGTAGTATGGCCAAATGATGAGTGGGATCCCATTGCCCTGAATTATACTTCTGGTACAACGTCGAGTCCAAAGGGTGTCGTGTATAGTCATAGAGGAGCATATCTTAATTCTCTGTCAGCTGTTCTTCTCAATGAAATGCCTTCAATGCCCGTCTACTTATGGACTGTTCCGATGTTTCATTGCAACGGATGGTGCCTTACATGGGCCGTGGCAGCACAGGGTGGCACAAATATTTGTCTTAGGAATGTTACTGCTGAAGGAATTTTTACAAGCATAGATAGGCACCAAGTGAGTCACATGGGCGGTGCACCTACAGTTTTAAACATGATAATACACGCACCTCCTAGTATCCGTAGGCCACTTCCGAGGAAAGTGGCAGTGATGACCGGTGGTGCACCACCTCCTCCTCAAGTTTTATTTATGATGGATGAGCTTGGTTTTAATGTTACACACTCGTATGGTCTAACGGAAACATATGGTCCTGGAACTGTTTGCGCTTGGAAACCTGAATGGAGTTCTCTGTCACGTGATGAGCAGGCGAAGATTAAGGCTCGTCAAGGGTTGCATCATATAGGTATGGAGGAAGTAGATGTGAAGGATCCAGCTTCAATGAAGAGTGTATTACCTGATGCAAAAACAATGGGAGAGGTGATGTTTAGAGGAAATGTTGTGATGAATGGGTACTTGAAGAATGCCAAAGCTACAGAAGAAGCTTTTAAAGGGGGTTGGTTTCGAACTGGGGACTTGGCTGTGAAGCATCCAGATGGTTACATCGAATTGAAGGATCGTGCTAAGGACATCATTATATCCGGTGGAGAAAACATTAGTACAATCGAGGTGGAGTCGGTTTTATTCAGCCATCCATCTATTCTTGACGCTGCTGTAGTAGGAAGACCAGATGATTACTGGGGTGAGACACCTTGTGCCTTTGTAAAACTAAAGGATGGTAACAATGCAACTATGGATGAAATCATCAAGTATTGTCGTGATCGTTTACCACATTACATGGCTCCGAAAACAGTAATTTTCGATGATTTGCCCAAAACATCTACAGGAAAGACACAAAAATTTGTTTTGAGACAGAGGGCCAAAGCTATGGGGAGTATTACAAAGCCAGCTAGCAAACTATAA